In a genomic window of Bordetella petrii:
- a CDS encoding indolepyruvate ferredoxin oxidoreductase family protein, which yields MNAPLTSAQRAALASVQLDDKYTLETGRAWMSGIHALVRLPMMQRVRDQRAGLNTAGFISGYRGSPLGGVDTNMWKAAKYLKAHHIEFQPGINEDLAATAVWGSQQVNLFPGARYDGVFGMWYGKGPGVDRCGDVFKHANAAGTSPHGGVLVVAGDDHPAKSSTLPHQSDHILKACMIPALFPSSVQEVLDYGLHGWAMSRYAGVWVGMKCITDIVEVSASVDVDPNRVSIILPDDFQMPPDGLNIRLPDTPLAQEARLLDYKLYAALAYARANKLNRELWHVPQSQARFGIMTSGKAYLDTRQALADLGLTEDICRRIGLRLFKVGMVWPLEATGVQQFAEGLDEILVVEEKRQVLEYQLKEELFSWIGTGKKIPRVVGKFDDKDGGEWSVPQGNWLLPAHYEFSPAMVAKAVGARLLRFALPDDVRAGIEARLAFIAEREQALARPRVTAERKPWFCSGCPHNTSTRVPEGSRGMAGIGCHYMVTWMGRNTQAYTQMGGEGVPWLGQAPFTDEKHVFANLGDGTYYHSGLLAIRAAVAAKAPITYKILFNDAVAMTGGQPVDGPIDVPMITRQMAAEGIEKIVVVTDEPQKYRGATGLAPGVPVHHRDELDAVMRELREYPGVSILVYDQTCATEKRRRRKRNAYPDPARRVVINERVCEGCGDCSEQSHCLSVEPLETEFGRKRTINQSSCNKDYSCLKGFCPSLVTVEGGRLRKPQPLAQEGAIDAGLPEPAPASLAQPYGVFVAGVGGTGVVTIGQLLGMAAHVEGKGCSVLDMAGLAQKGGAVFSHVVLAPTPDGLLNTRVAMGEADLVLAGDLVVAASPESVARMRAGRTRLLLNSDVAPTAAFVHDPDWRLPGADLQADLRAACGEGGVDMVDAAGLAVGLLGDAIYANPLMMGYAYQKGWLPLGQQALLRAIELNGQQVPANLAAFAWGRRAAHDLAAVQRLAGCATAPRAGEIIEVRRGQSTAVVDIKRPTGEVDALVAVRSEFLQAYQNAGYADRYRDLVQRVAQAEQSATGTTRLAAAVARYYFKLMAYKDEYEVARLYTDGEFLKQIEAQFEGDWKLRLHLAPPLLARRDAQGHLVKRAYGPGVLKAFRVLARLRGLRGTPLDIFGYTAERRAERALIETYRNDLLAILPKLNRANLDRAVELASLPESIRGYGHIKEAAMQRAAARRAELMQGFSATVVPIGGARAA from the coding sequence ATGAATGCCCCTCTCACGTCCGCGCAGCGCGCGGCGCTTGCCTCCGTCCAGCTGGACGACAAATACACCCTGGAAACCGGCCGCGCCTGGATGAGCGGCATCCATGCCTTGGTGCGTTTGCCCATGATGCAGCGCGTGCGCGACCAGCGCGCCGGGCTCAATACCGCCGGGTTCATTTCAGGGTACCGCGGCTCGCCCCTGGGCGGCGTGGACACCAATATGTGGAAAGCCGCCAAGTACCTGAAGGCGCACCACATCGAGTTCCAGCCCGGCATCAACGAAGACCTGGCGGCGACCGCGGTGTGGGGATCCCAGCAAGTCAATCTGTTTCCCGGCGCGCGCTACGACGGCGTGTTCGGCATGTGGTACGGCAAGGGCCCCGGCGTAGACCGCTGCGGCGACGTATTCAAGCATGCCAACGCGGCCGGCACCTCGCCCCACGGCGGCGTGCTGGTGGTGGCGGGCGACGACCACCCGGCCAAGTCGTCCACGCTGCCGCACCAGAGCGACCACATATTGAAAGCCTGCATGATCCCCGCGCTGTTCCCGTCCAGCGTGCAGGAAGTGCTCGACTACGGATTGCATGGCTGGGCCATGAGCCGCTATGCCGGCGTGTGGGTGGGCATGAAGTGCATCACCGACATCGTCGAGGTCTCGGCCTCGGTCGACGTCGACCCCAACCGCGTGTCCATCATTTTGCCCGACGACTTCCAGATGCCGCCGGACGGCTTGAACATCCGCCTGCCTGACACTCCGCTGGCGCAGGAAGCCCGGCTGCTCGACTACAAACTGTATGCCGCGCTGGCCTACGCGCGCGCCAACAAGCTTAATCGCGAGCTGTGGCACGTGCCGCAAAGCCAGGCCCGCTTCGGCATCATGACATCCGGCAAAGCCTACCTCGATACCCGGCAGGCCCTGGCCGACCTGGGGCTTACCGAAGACATCTGCCGCCGCATCGGCCTGCGCCTGTTCAAGGTGGGCATGGTGTGGCCGCTGGAAGCCACCGGCGTACAGCAGTTCGCCGAAGGGCTCGACGAGATCCTGGTGGTCGAGGAAAAGCGCCAGGTGCTGGAATACCAACTGAAAGAAGAGCTGTTCAGCTGGATCGGCACCGGCAAGAAGATTCCGCGCGTGGTGGGCAAGTTTGACGACAAAGACGGCGGCGAATGGTCCGTGCCGCAGGGCAATTGGCTGCTGCCCGCGCACTACGAATTTTCGCCCGCCATGGTGGCCAAGGCGGTGGGCGCGCGCCTGCTGCGCTTTGCCTTGCCCGACGACGTGCGGGCCGGCATCGAGGCCCGGCTGGCGTTCATCGCCGAGCGCGAGCAGGCGCTGGCCAGGCCGCGCGTGACGGCCGAACGCAAGCCTTGGTTCTGCTCGGGCTGTCCGCACAACACCTCGACGCGGGTGCCCGAGGGCTCGCGCGGCATGGCCGGCATTGGCTGCCACTACATGGTGACCTGGATGGGCCGCAATACGCAGGCCTATACGCAGATGGGCGGCGAGGGCGTGCCCTGGCTGGGGCAGGCGCCATTTACCGATGAAAAACACGTGTTCGCCAACCTGGGCGACGGCACCTACTACCACTCGGGCCTGCTCGCCATCCGGGCGGCGGTGGCGGCCAAGGCGCCCATCACGTACAAGATCTTGTTCAACGACGCGGTCGCCATGACCGGCGGACAGCCGGTGGACGGTCCGATCGACGTGCCCATGATCACGCGCCAGATGGCGGCCGAGGGCATCGAGAAGATCGTAGTCGTGACCGACGAACCGCAGAAATACCGGGGCGCGACCGGCCTGGCGCCCGGCGTGCCGGTGCATCACCGTGACGAGCTCGATGCGGTAATGCGCGAGCTGCGCGAGTATCCCGGCGTGTCCATCCTGGTGTACGACCAGACCTGCGCCACTGAAAAGCGCCGGCGCCGCAAGCGCAACGCATACCCTGATCCGGCGCGCCGCGTGGTCATCAACGAGCGGGTCTGCGAAGGCTGCGGCGATTGCTCCGAACAATCGCATTGCCTGTCTGTCGAGCCGCTGGAAACCGAGTTCGGCCGCAAGCGCACCATCAACCAGTCGAGCTGCAATAAAGATTATTCCTGTCTCAAGGGATTCTGCCCCAGCCTGGTAACGGTCGAGGGCGGCCGGCTGCGCAAGCCCCAGCCCCTGGCCCAGGAGGGCGCCATCGACGCGGGCCTGCCCGAGCCGGCGCCGGCATCCCTGGCGCAGCCGTACGGCGTGTTCGTTGCCGGGGTGGGCGGCACGGGCGTGGTCACCATCGGGCAATTGCTGGGCATGGCGGCGCACGTGGAAGGCAAGGGCTGTTCGGTGCTCGACATGGCCGGCCTTGCCCAGAAGGGCGGCGCGGTGTTCTCGCACGTCGTGCTGGCTCCTACCCCCGACGGCCTGCTCAACACCCGGGTCGCCATGGGCGAGGCTGACCTGGTGCTGGCGGGCGACCTCGTTGTCGCGGCCAGCCCGGAATCGGTAGCCCGCATGCGCGCTGGCCGCACCCGGCTGCTGCTCAACAGCGACGTGGCGCCCACCGCCGCGTTCGTGCACGATCCCGACTGGCGTCTGCCCGGGGCTGACCTGCAGGCCGATTTGCGTGCCGCCTGTGGCGAGGGCGGCGTGGACATGGTCGATGCCGCCGGGTTGGCCGTGGGGCTGCTGGGCGACGCCATTTACGCCAATCCGCTCATGATGGGCTATGCCTACCAGAAAGGCTGGCTGCCGCTGGGCCAGCAGGCGCTGCTGCGCGCTATCGAACTGAACGGCCAGCAAGTGCCCGCCAACCTGGCGGCGTTTGCATGGGGCCGGCGCGCCGCGCACGACCTGGCCGCGGTGCAACGCCTGGCCGGCTGCGCCACCGCGCCGCGGGCCGGGGAAATTATCGAAGTCCGGCGCGGGCAATCCACGGCGGTAGTCGACATCAAGCGGCCCACTGGCGAGGTCGACGCGCTGGTGGCGGTGCGCAGCGAATTCTTGCAGGCCTATCAGAATGCCGGCTATGCGGACCGCTACCGCGACCTGGTGCAGCGCGTGGCGCAGGCCGAGCAGTCGGCCACCGGCACCACGCGGCTGGCGGCGGCCGTGGCGCGCTACTACTTCAAGCTGATGGCCTATAAAGACGAATACGAAGTGGCGCGGCTGTACACCGACGGTGAATTCCTGAAGCAGATCGAGGCGCAATTCGAGGGCGACTGGAAGCTGCGCCTGCACCTGGCTCCGCCGTTGCTGGCCCGCCGCGATGCCCAGGGCCATCTGGTCAAGCGCGCCTACGGCCCTGGCGTGCTGAAGGCCTTCCGGGTATTGGCGCGGCTACGCGGCCTGCGCGGCACGCCGCTGGACATCTTCGGCTATACCGCCGAGCGGCGCGCGGAGCGCGCCCTGATCGAAACCTATCGCAACGACCTGCTGGCCATCCTGCCCAAGTTGAACCGGGCCAACCTGGACCGCGCCGTGGAGCTGGCCAGCCTGCCGGAATCCATACGCGGTTATGGCCACATCAAGGAAGCAGCAATGCAGCGCGCCGCCGCCCGGCGCGCCGAGCTGATGCAAGGCTTCAGCGCCACGGTGGTGCCCATAGGCGGCGCGCGCGCCGCCTAG
- the cheD gene encoding chemoreceptor glutamine deamidase CheD, with the protein MPSRLDARATRHYFDSAFHCPAVKVLPNEYYVAAGEDIMISTVLGSCVAACIRDPRAGVGGMNHFMLPEGDGDSPSSATMRYGAFAMEVLINELLKAGAARERLEAKVFGGGAVLSAMQQMNIGERNARFVLNYLNTEGIPVLAQDLGDVHARRIGYFPRDGRVMVRRLAPHHHKAEVLIAQREQVAAQTASAKAHTPPQIERFSAPAKPRFERFTRPSTATS; encoded by the coding sequence ATGCCCTCTCGCCTCGACGCCCGCGCGACACGTCACTATTTTGATAGCGCCTTTCACTGCCCGGCGGTCAAGGTATTGCCTAATGAATACTATGTGGCAGCCGGCGAAGACATCATGATCTCGACCGTGCTGGGTTCGTGCGTGGCGGCCTGTATCCGCGACCCGCGCGCCGGCGTGGGCGGCATGAACCACTTCATGCTGCCCGAAGGCGACGGCGACTCGCCCTCCTCGGCCACCATGCGCTATGGCGCCTTCGCAATGGAAGTTCTGATCAACGAGCTGCTCAAGGCGGGCGCGGCGCGCGAGCGGCTGGAGGCCAAGGTGTTCGGCGGCGGCGCGGTGCTAAGCGCGATGCAGCAGATGAACATCGGCGAACGCAATGCCCGCTTCGTGCTGAACTACCTGAACACCGAAGGCATCCCGGTGCTGGCGCAAGACCTGGGCGATGTGCACGCGCGCCGCATCGGCTACTTTCCGCGCGACGGCCGGGTGATGGTGCGCCGGCTGGCGCCGCATCACCACAAGGCCGAAGTCCTGATCGCCCAACGGGAACAGGTGGCCGCCCAGACCGCCTCCGCCAAGGCCCACACCCCGCCCCAGATCGAGCGCTTCAGCGCGCCGGCCAAGCCGCGTTTCGAGCGCTTTACCCGGCCCAGCACGGCCACCAGCTGA
- a CDS encoding cell division protein FtsX: protein MKSWLRQHRYALTVTLRRLAAQPFSSLANLLVMALALALPLLGGAILVSAQPVARQVSITPEVTLFLQTDAPAGAAQAIAQRIRAENAAQVQAVRVVPRDDALASLRNDPTWDQALAVLPGNPLPDAVVATLTEGEQLAQRADQLAQAWKQWEHVDLVQLDSAWVQRLEAILRFARVGLVFLAACVAAVVLAAVFNTVRMQAMLQREEIAVARLVGATESFVRRPFLYLGALSGALAALVAIGAAAIALAPLNSALLGLARSYGAEFTLHLPGLPALAAAVLGTSILGALAARWSVTRSTRF from the coding sequence ATGAAATCCTGGCTGCGGCAGCATCGCTATGCCCTGACGGTTACCCTGCGCCGCCTGGCGGCGCAGCCCTTTTCATCGCTGGCCAACCTGCTGGTCATGGCGCTGGCGCTGGCCTTGCCGCTGCTGGGCGGCGCCATCCTGGTGTCGGCCCAGCCCGTGGCGCGGCAGGTGTCGATCACCCCCGAGGTCACGCTGTTCCTGCAAACCGACGCGCCAGCCGGCGCGGCCCAGGCCATCGCACAGCGCATCCGCGCCGAAAACGCCGCGCAGGTCCAGGCGGTGCGCGTGGTGCCGCGCGATGACGCCCTGGCGTCGCTGCGCAACGACCCCACCTGGGACCAGGCCCTGGCGGTGCTGCCGGGCAACCCCTTGCCCGACGCCGTAGTGGCCACCCTGACCGAGGGCGAGCAGCTGGCGCAGCGCGCCGACCAGTTGGCCCAGGCCTGGAAGCAATGGGAACACGTCGACCTGGTACAGCTCGACAGCGCCTGGGTGCAGCGCCTGGAGGCCATTCTGCGGTTCGCGCGCGTGGGCCTGGTCTTCCTGGCGGCCTGCGTGGCGGCGGTGGTGCTGGCCGCCGTTTTTAACACCGTACGCATGCAGGCCATGCTGCAGCGCGAGGAAATCGCCGTGGCGCGCCTGGTGGGCGCCACCGAATCGTTCGTGCGCCGGCCGTTCCTGTACCTGGGCGCCCTGTCCGGCGCCCTGGCCGCGCTGGTGGCCATCGGCGCGGCCGCCATCGCGCTGGCGCCGCTCAACAGCGCCCTGCTCGGGCTGGCGCGCAGCTACGGCGCAGAGTTCACCCTGCACCTGCCTGGCCTGCCCGCGCTGGCGGCCGCCGTACTGGGCACCAGCATCCTGGGCGCCCTGGCGGCGCGCTGGTCAGTCACGCGCAGTACGCGCTTTTAA
- a CDS encoding cell division ATP-binding protein FtsE, producing MIEFQHVFKSYGRGRNILADINFRVSAGEFIFVSGASGAGKSTLLKLIGGLEPASRGSIQVNGQRLDKLPARARPYLRRAVGVILQDTHLLFDRSALQNVMLPLAVIGQAPEAASARARAALDKVGLAGKEGMNPIELSGGEQQRLAIARAIVNRPAILIADEPTANLDHDTAQRILNVFRDFNRVGVTTLIASHDEALMSQYATRMLRLEPGKFHDSGASA from the coding sequence ATGATCGAATTCCAGCACGTCTTCAAATCGTATGGGCGCGGCCGAAACATCCTGGCCGACATCAACTTCCGGGTCAGCGCCGGCGAATTCATTTTCGTGTCAGGTGCATCGGGCGCCGGTAAATCCACCCTGCTCAAATTGATAGGGGGCCTCGAACCCGCCAGCCGGGGGTCCATCCAGGTCAATGGCCAGCGGCTCGACAAGCTGCCGGCGCGCGCGCGCCCTTACCTGCGCCGCGCTGTGGGCGTGATCCTGCAAGACACGCACCTGCTGTTCGACCGCAGCGCGCTGCAGAATGTCATGCTGCCGCTGGCGGTCATCGGCCAGGCGCCCGAAGCGGCCAGCGCCCGGGCGCGCGCGGCGCTCGACAAGGTGGGCCTGGCGGGCAAAGAAGGCATGAACCCCATCGAGTTGTCGGGCGGCGAACAGCAGCGCCTGGCCATCGCGCGCGCCATCGTCAACCGGCCCGCCATCCTGATCGCCGACGAGCCCACCGCCAACCTCGATCACGACACCGCGCAACGCATCCTGAATGTGTTCCGCGATTTCAACCGCGTCGGCGTCACCACCCTGATCGCCTCGCACGACGAAGCGCTGATGTCTCAATACGCCACGCGCATGCTGCGGCTGGAGCCCGGCAAGTTCCACGATTCGGGAGCCTCCGCATGA
- a CDS encoding amino acid ABC transporter substrate-binding protein, which produces MKALKLAAVAAALFAASSAANAGATFDSVKKKGFVQCGVSTGIPGFSMADSKGEWKGIDVAMCRAIAATMFNDSTKFKVTPLNTQQRFTALQSGEVDVLTRNTTQTLTRDTTLGLIGAGVNYYDSQGVMVSKDLGVKSAKELNGATICVQPGTTTELNLADWFRGQKIEFKPVVIDKYDEIIRAFSAGRCDAFTTDKSQLASTRTTLENPDNFVILPEDFSKEPLGPMVRQGDEQWFNIVRWSLNAMLEAEEYGITSKNVDEMAKSSNPNIQRILGVTPGMGKNLGVDDKWAYTIIKQVGNYGEVFERTLGADSAMKLERGLNASYKDGGLMYGWPVR; this is translated from the coding sequence ATGAAAGCACTGAAATTAGCCGCCGTTGCCGCCGCACTGTTCGCAGCGTCTTCGGCGGCCAACGCTGGCGCAACTTTCGACAGCGTCAAAAAGAAGGGCTTTGTCCAGTGCGGCGTGTCGACGGGCATTCCCGGCTTCTCCATGGCGGACAGCAAGGGCGAATGGAAAGGCATCGACGTGGCCATGTGCCGTGCCATCGCCGCCACCATGTTCAACGATTCCACCAAGTTCAAAGTCACGCCGCTGAACACGCAGCAGCGCTTCACCGCGCTGCAGTCGGGCGAAGTCGACGTGCTTACCCGCAACACCACCCAGACCCTCACGCGTGACACCACGCTGGGCCTGATCGGCGCCGGCGTCAACTACTACGACAGCCAGGGCGTGATGGTGTCCAAAGACCTGGGCGTCAAGAGCGCCAAGGAACTGAACGGCGCCACCATCTGCGTGCAGCCGGGCACCACCACCGAACTGAACCTGGCCGACTGGTTCCGCGGCCAGAAGATCGAATTCAAGCCGGTCGTTATCGACAAGTACGACGAAATCATCCGCGCCTTCTCGGCCGGCCGCTGCGACGCCTTTACCACCGACAAGTCGCAACTGGCCTCGACCCGCACCACGCTCGAGAACCCCGACAACTTCGTCATCCTGCCGGAAGACTTCTCGAAAGAGCCGCTGGGTCCCATGGTTCGCCAGGGCGACGAGCAATGGTTCAACATCGTGCGCTGGTCGCTCAACGCCATGCTGGAAGCCGAGGAATACGGCATCACCTCGAAGAACGTCGACGAGATGGCCAAGAGCTCCAATCCCAATATCCAGCGCATCCTGGGCGTGACCCCGGGCATGGGCAAGAACCTGGGCGTGGACGACAAGTGGGCCTACACCATCATCAAGCAGGTGGGTAACTACGGCGAAGTCTTCGAGCGCACGCTGGGCGCCGACAGCGCCATGAAGCTCGAGCGCGGCCTGAACGCCTCCTACAAGGACGGCGGTCTGATGTACGGCTGGCCGGTGCGCTAA
- a CDS encoding amino acid ABC transporter permease, with product MTTNNPQVPAAAPKRRLSWNDPGVRAVVYQVVALALVALAVWFLVSNTLHNLQVRNISTGFGFIDREAGFAIGETPIDYTPANTYGRAIVVGLLNTLRAAVLGIILATLLGTLIGVGRLSKNWLMAKVCSVYVETMRNVPLLLQLFFWYALITENMPGPRQAANPLPGVFISNRGLKVPALEGASLDFILGGLALAIIGTIVAAHWGKKRQEATGQVFPLGRVALGLFIGLPILGWLVSGASLKLDMPELKGFNFSGGLTLSPEFAALLAGLVIYTSAFIAEVVRSGIQAVNQGQWEAAGSLGLRRSRVLRLVILPQALRVIIPPMTSQYLNLTKNSSLAVAIGYPDIVSVVNTTMNQTGQAIEGILIIMAAYLTVSLSISVFMNWYNKRIALVER from the coding sequence ATGACGACAAACAACCCCCAAGTCCCGGCGGCGGCGCCCAAGCGACGTCTCAGCTGGAACGACCCCGGCGTGCGCGCCGTGGTGTATCAGGTTGTCGCGCTGGCCCTGGTCGCCCTGGCCGTGTGGTTCCTGGTTTCCAACACCTTGCACAACCTGCAGGTGCGCAATATTTCCACCGGCTTCGGATTCATCGACCGCGAAGCGGGCTTCGCCATCGGCGAGACGCCCATCGATTACACGCCGGCCAACACCTACGGCCGCGCCATTGTGGTGGGCCTGCTGAACACGCTGCGCGCGGCCGTGCTGGGCATCATTCTGGCCACCCTGCTGGGCACCCTGATCGGGGTGGGCCGGCTGTCGAAGAACTGGCTCATGGCCAAGGTGTGCTCGGTGTACGTCGAAACCATGCGCAACGTGCCGCTGCTGCTGCAGCTGTTCTTCTGGTACGCCCTTATCACCGAGAACATGCCCGGCCCGCGCCAGGCGGCCAATCCGCTACCCGGCGTGTTCATCTCGAACCGCGGCCTGAAAGTGCCGGCCCTGGAAGGCGCTTCGCTCGACTTCATTCTGGGCGGGTTGGCGCTGGCCATCATCGGCACCATCGTGGCCGCGCACTGGGGCAAGAAGCGCCAGGAAGCCACCGGCCAGGTGTTTCCGCTCGGACGCGTCGCGCTGGGCCTGTTCATCGGGCTGCCCATCCTGGGCTGGCTGGTGAGCGGCGCATCGTTGAAGCTGGACATGCCCGAGCTCAAGGGCTTCAACTTCTCGGGCGGGCTGACGCTGTCGCCCGAGTTCGCGGCCCTGCTGGCGGGGCTGGTGATCTATACCTCGGCCTTTATCGCCGAAGTGGTGCGCTCGGGCATCCAGGCGGTCAACCAGGGGCAGTGGGAAGCCGCCGGCTCGCTGGGCCTGCGCCGCTCGCGGGTGCTGCGCCTGGTGATATTGCCGCAGGCGCTGCGCGTGATCATCCCGCCCATGACCAGCCAGTACCTGAACCTGACCAAGAACAGTTCGCTGGCGGTGGCTATTGGGTATCCCGACATCGTCTCGGTGGTCAATACCACCATGAACCAGACGGGGCAGGCCATCGAAGGCATCTTGATCATCATGGCGGCTTACCTCACCGTCAGCCTGTCGATCTCGGTATTCATGAACTGGTACAACAAGCGCATCGCGCTGGTGGAGCGTTGA
- a CDS encoding amino acid ABC transporter permease — protein MSTTTPIPSEGLPPPRSQVGVWPWLKERLFSSPVSILATVLVAWILLMAVPALVEWAFLQADFTSTTSQECRKAAGACWAFIAEKHRLILFGTYPYDEQWRPLLATIILIGVIVCSGLRRFWNARLALIWVVGLTAVAVLMWGGVLGLTYVENSLWGGLPLTLILSTFGIAFAFPFGVLLALGRKSKMPAIKALCVVYIELIRGVPLISLLFMSSVMLPLFLPVGFSIDKLLRAQIAIIMFAAAYIAETVRGGLQAIPKGQYEGADSLGLNYWQQMRKIILPQALRIVIPPLVSIFIALFKDTSLVVIIGIFDLTLAAKAALSDAAWRGFGVEAYVFISLIYFVFCFSMSKYSQRLEKRLATGHKR, from the coding sequence ATGAGCACGACTACGCCTATCCCCAGCGAAGGCCTGCCGCCGCCGCGCAGCCAGGTCGGCGTGTGGCCCTGGCTGAAAGAGCGCCTGTTCTCGTCGCCCGTGAGCATCCTGGCCACGGTCCTGGTGGCCTGGATTCTGCTGATGGCGGTGCCGGCCCTGGTCGAGTGGGCCTTCCTGCAGGCCGACTTCACGTCGACGACCTCGCAGGAATGCCGCAAGGCCGCCGGCGCGTGCTGGGCGTTCATCGCCGAAAAGCACCGCCTGATCCTGTTCGGCACGTACCCGTACGACGAGCAGTGGCGTCCCCTGCTGGCCACCATCATCCTGATCGGGGTGATTGTCTGCAGCGGCCTGCGCCGCTTCTGGAATGCGCGTCTCGCCCTGATCTGGGTCGTCGGCCTGACCGCCGTGGCGGTGCTGATGTGGGGCGGCGTGCTGGGCCTGACCTATGTCGAGAACTCGCTGTGGGGCGGCCTGCCGCTGACGCTGATCCTGTCGACCTTCGGCATCGCCTTCGCGTTTCCGTTCGGCGTGCTGCTGGCGCTGGGCCGCAAATCGAAAATGCCGGCCATCAAGGCACTGTGCGTCGTGTACATCGAATTGATCCGTGGCGTGCCGCTGATCAGCCTGTTGTTCATGTCGTCGGTGATGCTGCCGTTGTTCTTGCCGGTGGGTTTTTCCATCGACAAGCTGCTGCGCGCGCAGATCGCCATCATCATGTTCGCGGCGGCGTACATCGCCGAAACCGTGCGCGGCGGGCTGCAGGCCATCCCGAAGGGGCAGTACGAAGGCGCCGATTCGCTGGGCCTGAACTACTGGCAGCAGATGCGCAAGATCATTCTGCCGCAGGCGCTGCGCATTGTGATCCCGCCGCTGGTCAGCATCTTCATTGCGCTGTTCAAGGACACGTCGCTGGTGGTGATCATCGGCATTTTCGACCTGACGCTGGCTGCCAAGGCGGCCCTGTCGGACGCCGCATGGCGCGGTTTCGGGGTCGAGGCCTACGTCTTTATCTCGCTGATCTACTTCGTGTTCTGCTTTTCGATGTCGAAATACAGCCAACGCCTGGAAAAACGCCTGGCGACCGGACACAAACGATAG
- a CDS encoding amino acid ABC transporter ATP-binding protein yields MSDAIIRMQNVNKWYGQFHVLRNINLDVAPGERIVVCGPSGSGKSTMIRCINRLEEHQQGHIIVDGTELTNDLKHIETIRRDVGMVFQHFNLFPHLTVLENLTLGPTWVLKKPRAEAEATAMKYLERVRIPEQANKFPGQLSGGQQQRVAIARSLCMSPKIMLFDEPTSALDPEMVKEVLDVMVTLAQESGMTMLCVTHEMGFARKVANRVIFMDRGEIIEQNSPDQFFDNPQNERTKLFLSQILH; encoded by the coding sequence ATGAGTGATGCCATCATCCGCATGCAGAACGTGAACAAGTGGTATGGCCAGTTCCACGTGCTGCGCAATATCAACCTGGACGTGGCCCCCGGCGAACGTATCGTGGTGTGCGGCCCGTCGGGTTCGGGCAAGTCGACCATGATCCGCTGCATCAACCGGCTGGAAGAACACCAGCAGGGGCACATCATCGTCGACGGCACCGAGCTTACCAACGACCTGAAGCACATCGAGACCATCCGCCGCGACGTGGGCATGGTGTTCCAGCACTTCAACCTGTTCCCGCACCTGACCGTGCTGGAGAACCTGACGCTGGGCCCCACCTGGGTGCTGAAAAAGCCGCGCGCCGAGGCCGAGGCCACCGCCATGAAGTACCTGGAGCGCGTGCGCATTCCCGAACAGGCCAACAAGTTCCCCGGGCAGTTGTCCGGCGGCCAGCAGCAGCGCGTGGCCATTGCGCGCTCGCTGTGCATGAGCCCCAAGATCATGCTGTTCGATGAGCCCACTTCCGCCCTCGACCCGGAAATGGTCAAGGAAGTGCTGGACGTGATGGTTACGCTGGCCCAGGAAAGCGGCATGACCATGCTGTGCGTGACCCACGAAATGGGTTTCGCGCGCAAGGTGGCCAACCGCGTCATTTTCATGGACCGCGGCGAGATCATCGAGCAGAACAGCCCCGACCAGTTCTTCGACAACCCGCAGAACGAACGCACCAAGCTGTTCCTGAGCCAGATCCTGCACTGA